The Mucilaginibacter terrenus genome has a segment encoding these proteins:
- the yajC gene encoding preprotein translocase subunit YajC gives MTATILLQAGGGFGSQQLIMFGLIAVVFYFFMIRPQMKKQKDQKKYVEELKKGDKVVTTSGMHGRLYEIGDTTFLIEVENGARLRFNKSAISLEESKALNTPQAVTKA, from the coding sequence ATGACAGCAACTATCTTATTACAGGCCGGCGGCGGCTTTGGCTCCCAGCAATTAATCATGTTCGGGTTAATTGCAGTGGTGTTCTACTTTTTTATGATACGGCCGCAGATGAAAAAGCAAAAAGACCAGAAGAAATACGTAGAAGAGCTTAAAAAAGGCGATAAGGTAGTAACCACTTCGGGCATGCACGGCAGGTTATATGAAATTGGCGACACTACTTTCCTGATAGAGGTTGAGAACGGCGCCAGGTTACGTTTCAATAAATCTGCTATCTCTTTAGAAGAATCTAAAGCCCTTAACACCCCACAGGCAGTTACTAAAGCTTAA
- a CDS encoding CdaR family protein: MAIIKLSAIERRRLQAFVTCLVFAVLAWLFTALSNPYKFTVKQPLTFRNSPQKRAFHPLQPDTVNAIVQGTGWQMLFSKWTDTRKEVNVDLQSLDTKNFIVLSSQLKQINAKKDPDREMVGFSPDTLFFDFSNRSVKRVPVQAVTSLQFERQFAQSGVMTIKPAYVKISGPAEVLARINFWKTDSLKLTDLNESVNRRISLKRSNEGNLDVEPKAVSINIPVDEFTEKTIEVPVKLINNRNFYDVKVFPQKIKIIFTTSLRDYPDMNEDDFEAVADLDLWSRQGYTTLPVKITNMPSYSKIVKMVPQNVDFIVKK, translated from the coding sequence ATGGCAATCATCAAACTATCGGCAATAGAACGCAGGCGCTTACAGGCCTTCGTTACGTGCCTGGTTTTTGCCGTACTGGCCTGGCTGTTTACAGCGTTATCTAACCCTTACAAGTTTACGGTAAAGCAGCCGCTCACGTTCAGGAACTCGCCGCAAAAACGGGCTTTTCACCCTTTGCAGCCCGATACGGTGAACGCTATAGTACAGGGTACCGGCTGGCAAATGCTGTTCTCTAAATGGACCGACACGCGCAAGGAGGTTAATGTAGACCTGCAATCGCTGGACACTAAAAACTTTATTGTACTAAGCAGCCAGCTTAAGCAAATCAACGCTAAGAAAGACCCTGACCGGGAAATGGTTGGCTTTAGTCCGGATACCTTGTTCTTCGACTTTTCTAACCGATCTGTAAAACGGGTACCTGTGCAGGCGGTTACATCCTTGCAGTTCGAGCGGCAGTTTGCACAATCGGGCGTGATGACCATTAAACCGGCTTACGTAAAAATAAGCGGTCCCGCGGAGGTGCTTGCCCGGATAAACTTTTGGAAGACGGATTCACTAAAGTTGACCGACCTTAACGAAAGCGTTAACAGGCGTATATCATTAAAGCGCTCTAACGAGGGTAACCTGGATGTAGAGCCTAAAGCCGTTTCTATTAACATACCCGTGGATGAGTTTACCGAAAAGACGATAGAGGTGCCCGTTAAGCTCATCAACAACCGCAATTTTTATGACGTAAAGGTTTTTCCGCAGAAGATAAAGATAATTTTTACCACATCATTGCGCGACTATCCGGACATGAACGAAGATGACTTTGAAGCCGTTGCCGACCTCGACCTTTGGTCGCGTCAGGGTTACACTACGCTTCCGGTTAAGATAACCAACATGCCGTCATACAGTAAAATAGTGAAGATGGTGCCGCAGAATGTTGATTTCATTGTTAAAAAGTAA
- a CDS encoding DUF1573 domain-containing protein has product MRKLLLCTVVAGLFISACNSNGQSTTAVTADAGTPTVAGTTSATNAPVMKFEKETHDFGKIKAGDKVTYEFKFTNTGKTPLIIKDAVATCGCTKPEWPTAPIQPGAEGAVKVTFSSVGKMGLQDKQITVTANTNPAQNMVHLIGEVTAH; this is encoded by the coding sequence ATGAGAAAGCTATTATTATGTACAGTTGTTGCAGGCTTGTTCATATCAGCCTGTAACTCCAATGGTCAGAGTACTACAGCGGTAACCGCCGATGCAGGTACACCTACAGTTGCAGGCACTACCAGCGCTACCAACGCGCCGGTAATGAAGTTTGAAAAAGAGACGCACGACTTTGGCAAAATAAAAGCTGGTGATAAGGTGACGTATGAGTTTAAGTTTACGAACACCGGTAAAACCCCTCTCATTATTAAAGATGCAGTAGCCACATGCGGCTGCACCAAGCCCGAGTGGCCAACCGCGCCGATACAGCCCGGTGCCGAAGGCGCTGTGAAAGTTACCTTTAGCAGCGTTGGTAAAATGGGCTTGCAGGACAAGCAAATAACCGTTACCGCCAATACCAACCCTGCCCAAAACATGGTGCACCTTATTGGCGAAGTAACCGCACATTAA